A DNA window from Thalassospiraceae bacterium LMO-JJ14 contains the following coding sequences:
- a CDS encoding ribonuclease D, producing the protein MSRQTYSTPVEVHVHHGDIPADIDFGSAVAVDTETQGLNLQRDRLCVVQLSAGDGVCHLVQLAADDYAAPNLKALMTDPALTKIFHFARFDVAIMKRWLGITINPVYCTKIASKLVRTYTDRHGLKDVTRELIGIELSKAQQSSDWAAAELSEAQQTYAASDVLNLHAISEKLQEMLVREGRAELAQACFDFLATRADLDLSGWAEADIFAHM; encoded by the coding sequence TTGAGCCGTCAGACTTACTCAACACCCGTAGAAGTTCATGTCCACCATGGCGATATACCGGCGGACATTGATTTCGGCAGTGCGGTTGCCGTTGATACGGAAACCCAGGGTCTGAATCTGCAGCGCGATCGGCTTTGCGTTGTGCAGCTTTCAGCGGGGGATGGGGTCTGTCATCTCGTTCAGCTTGCCGCTGATGATTATGCCGCACCGAATCTCAAGGCCCTGATGACCGATCCCGCGTTGACCAAGATTTTTCATTTTGCGCGCTTCGATGTCGCGATCATGAAGCGCTGGCTCGGCATCACGATCAATCCGGTGTACTGCACCAAGATCGCTTCTAAGCTGGTCCGCACCTACACCGACCGTCACGGCCTCAAGGATGTCACCCGCGAACTGATCGGTATCGAATTGTCCAAGGCGCAGCAGTCATCCGACTGGGCCGCAGCGGAACTGAGCGAAGCGCAACAGACGTATGCGGCATCGGACGTTCTCAATCTGCATGCTATCAGTGAAAAACTCCAGGAGATGCTGGTCCGCGAAGGCCGCGCCGAACTGGCGCAGGCATGCTTCGATTTCCTTGCAACCCGTGCCGATCTGGACCTTTCAGGCTGGGCCGAGGCGGATATCTTTGCCCACATGTGA
- a CDS encoding KpsF/GutQ family sugar-phosphate isomerase yields MNGIPAEKIENDDTRRDIDAARQVIETEIKGLKILADTIGTDVAHAIEILASVTGRVVVTGMGKSGHVARKIASTLASTGTPALFVHPAEASHGDLGMITQADAVFALSNSGETTELADLVDYCKRFEIPLISMTGRADSTLSAAADASLVIPPAAEACPMGLAPTTSTTVMLALGDGIAVALLARKGFSSDDFHALHPGGKLGRRLLKVRDIMHGGDELPVIGTDTVMSEALIEMTTKGFGCVGVIDTKGNLAGILTDGDLRRHMSDDLTMKPVTEVMTVGAKTLQPEILASEALHFMNEYKITNVFVVADKKPVGVLHIHDCLRAGVA; encoded by the coding sequence ATGAACGGGATTCCCGCCGAGAAAATCGAAAATGACGATACGCGCCGCGATATAGATGCGGCACGGCAGGTTATTGAAACCGAAATCAAGGGTCTTAAAATTCTTGCCGATACCATCGGCACGGATGTTGCCCATGCAATTGAAATTCTTGCCTCCGTAACGGGGCGTGTTGTCGTCACCGGGATGGGCAAAAGCGGCCATGTTGCGCGCAAGATCGCATCGACGCTGGCGTCGACCGGCACGCCTGCCTTATTTGTGCATCCGGCGGAAGCGTCGCATGGCGATCTTGGCATGATTACGCAGGCTGATGCCGTGTTTGCACTTTCCAATTCCGGCGAAACGACGGAATTGGCGGATCTCGTCGATTACTGCAAGCGCTTTGAAATCCCGCTGATATCCATGACCGGCCGCGCCGACAGCACCCTTTCTGCCGCCGCTGATGCGTCGCTGGTTATACCGCCTGCCGCCGAAGCCTGCCCGATGGGTCTGGCGCCGACCACGTCGACGACGGTGATGCTGGCGCTTGGCGATGGCATAGCCGTCGCACTACTGGCCAGAAAAGGTTTTTCGAGTGACGATTTCCACGCGCTTCATCCGGGCGGCAAGCTTGGCAGGCGGTTGCTCAAGGTCCGCGACATCATGCATGGCGGTGACGAACTACCGGTTATCGGAACGGACACGGTGATGTCGGAAGCACTGATCGAAATGACGACGAAAGGTTTTGGCTGCGTCGGGGTCATTGATACCAAGGGCAATCTGGCCGGCATCCTTACCGACGGGGATTTGCGCCGCCATATGAGCGACGACCTGACGATGAAACCGGTGACCGAGGTCATGACGGTCGGTGCCAAGACGCTGCAGCCGGAAATACTGGCCAGCGAAGCGCTGCATTTCATGAATGAATACAAGATCACCAACGTTTTCGTGGTGGCGGATAAGAAGCCCGTCGGCGTTCTGCATATCCACGACTGCTTGAGGGCCGGGGTCGCTTGA
- a CDS encoding extracellular solute-binding protein yields the protein MTVILRYLFIPSFCAFVLLFAPSGKAQAETLEITVATWGGFYGEALQNAVFKPFTRATGIGVRIHHHGSNYLPLMERASNRRPPWHVVDIERAPLTRGCAEGVFEKLDPELLLGNAARQDFIPGTLHPCGIGGMIWSQAIAYDATLFKKRLPRTLADFFDLEAFPGNRGLFAGAEGNLEIALMSDGIPPEDVYDILRKPGGVDQALAILDRIRPVAIFWKGGDEPEQILNDGRVVMSTAYAARFLRPREGARRPIGLLWSHQLWRSTYWAIPAGQDKPVDAQRFVSFATDAVRLGELAARLWFGPARKSGYDAAPPNIREALPTARRQFHDALQIDSGFWDEFGSRIEPRFQAWRGG from the coding sequence ATGACCGTCATTTTACGATACCTTTTCATCCCTTCCTTTTGTGCGTTCGTTCTGCTGTTCGCCCCGTCTGGCAAAGCGCAGGCTGAAACGCTTGAAATCACGGTTGCAACATGGGGCGGATTTTATGGTGAGGCGCTGCAAAATGCGGTGTTCAAGCCGTTCACCCGCGCGACCGGGATCGGCGTCCGCATTCATCACCATGGCAGTAATTATCTGCCGCTGATGGAGCGGGCGAGTAACCGCCGCCCGCCGTGGCATGTGGTCGATATCGAGCGCGCGCCGCTGACGCGCGGTTGTGCGGAAGGCGTTTTCGAGAAACTCGATCCCGAACTTTTGCTGGGTAATGCGGCGCGGCAAGATTTTATTCCAGGTACCCTGCACCCTTGCGGGATCGGCGGCATGATCTGGTCACAGGCCATTGCCTACGATGCGACATTGTTCAAGAAACGTCTGCCGAGGACGCTTGCCGATTTTTTCGACCTTGAAGCCTTTCCCGGCAATCGCGGCCTGTTTGCCGGCGCTGAGGGAAATCTTGAGATTGCCCTTATGTCCGATGGCATTCCGCCCGAAGATGTATATGACATCTTGCGCAAGCCCGGCGGTGTCGATCAGGCATTGGCGATCCTCGATAGAATCCGCCCTGTCGCCATTTTCTGGAAAGGCGGCGACGAGCCGGAACAGATACTGAATGACGGGCGCGTCGTGATGAGTACGGCCTATGCAGCGCGGTTTCTACGTCCCAGAGAGGGCGCCCGCCGCCCCATCGGGCTGCTATGGTCGCATCAGTTGTGGCGGTCGACTTATTGGGCGATTCCCGCAGGCCAGGACAAGCCTGTCGATGCGCAGCGTTTCGTCAGTTTCGCCACGGACGCCGTCCGGCTTGGTGAACTTGCGGCCAGACTCTGGTTCGGTCCCGCACGCAAAAGCGGATACGACGCAGCCCCCCCCAACATTCGCGAGGCTTTACCGACGGCGCGCCGTCAGTTTCATGACGCACTACAGATCGACAGCGGTTTTTGGGATGAATTCGGCTCCCGGATCGAACCGCGCTTCCAGGCATGGCGGGGCGGTTAA
- a CDS encoding leucyl aminopeptidase family protein — translation MSEKSTGATPVHLIAETAFEEWCAGAPASAKAWAAANAFKGAAGKHLVVPDEGGTIGAVLVGTSDPVSLWDTGALAKALPAGNYALADDLSADVAGQAMLGWLLGSYEFDRYKPPAPVPATLRHPQGIDAARITAIADATRLVRDLVNTPANDMGPAALADAAKALADQFGADCHVTVGEDLLRENYPAIHAVGRAATDAPRLIELTWGDPANPTVALVGKGVCFDSGGLDIKPAAGMKLMKKDMGGSAHVLGIAHCIMALGIKVHLKVLVPAVENAISGNAMRPLDVVRTRAGITIEIGNTDAEGRVILADALTRAGEANPDLVIDFATLTGAARVALGTELPALFCNDDAFAAEILDAGTEVSDPLWRMPLWPGYRKMIEGKVADITNSPEGGYAGAITAALFLERFAPSASKWAHIDVMAWNVSSKPGRPEGGEAMGMRAFAEMLERKYGRA, via the coding sequence GTGAGCGAGAAGTCCACGGGCGCGACGCCCGTCCATCTGATAGCTGAAACCGCATTCGAAGAATGGTGTGCCGGCGCGCCGGCCTCTGCCAAGGCCTGGGCGGCGGCCAATGCCTTCAAAGGGGCTGCGGGCAAACACCTTGTGGTGCCGGATGAAGGCGGAACGATCGGGGCGGTGCTTGTGGGCACCTCCGATCCTGTTTCACTTTGGGACACCGGGGCTCTGGCCAAGGCGTTGCCGGCGGGAAATTACGCGCTCGCGGATGATCTGAGTGCTGACGTTGCCGGACAGGCGATGCTCGGCTGGCTTTTGGGATCGTATGAGTTCGACCGCTATAAACCGCCGGCACCGGTGCCCGCCACCCTGCGGCATCCGCAAGGGATCGACGCGGCCCGCATCACGGCAATTGCCGATGCGACCAGATTGGTGCGTGATCTCGTGAACACGCCGGCCAACGATATGGGGCCGGCAGCACTGGCCGATGCGGCAAAGGCCCTTGCCGATCAATTCGGCGCAGATTGCCATGTCACCGTTGGCGAAGATCTTTTGCGCGAAAACTACCCGGCCATTCATGCTGTCGGCCGCGCCGCTACCGATGCGCCGAGGCTGATCGAATTAACCTGGGGCGATCCAGCAAATCCGACCGTTGCCCTGGTCGGCAAGGGTGTGTGCTTCGATTCCGGTGGCCTCGACATCAAGCCGGCTGCGGGCATGAAGCTGATGAAAAAGGATATGGGAGGATCCGCGCACGTGCTTGGCATCGCGCACTGCATCATGGCGCTGGGGATCAAGGTACATTTGAAGGTTTTGGTGCCGGCCGTCGAAAATGCGATCTCGGGGAATGCCATGCGGCCATTGGATGTGGTCCGGACCCGGGCGGGGATAACGATTGAAATCGGCAATACGGACGCCGAGGGCCGGGTCATTCTTGCCGACGCCCTGACCCGCGCCGGTGAGGCAAATCCCGATCTGGTGATCGATTTCGCGACGCTCACGGGGGCGGCGCGTGTCGCGCTGGGGACCGAACTGCCGGCACTTTTCTGCAACGACGATGCTTTCGCGGCCGAGATTCTTGATGCCGGGACAGAAGTCTCCGACCCGTTGTGGCGCATGCCGCTTTGGCCCGGTTACCGGAAAATGATTGAAGGCAAGGTTGCCGACATCACCAACTCACCTGAAGGCGGTTATGCCGGCGCCATTACGGCGGCATTGTTCCTTGAGCGGTTTGCCCCGTCAGCATCGAAGTGGGCGCATATTGACGTTATGGCATGGAACGTATCGTCGAAACCCGGGCGTCCCGAGGGTGGTGAGGCGATGGGCATGCGCGCCTTCGCCGAAATGCTTGAGCGGAAATACGGGCGGGCCTGA
- a CDS encoding LysR substrate-binding domain-containing protein — protein sequence MNIQHLKTLIAVHDHASFADAADSLFLTPAAVSQQMRNLEDDLQVTLFDRTTRPPRLNPHGVNIVTQARDVLERFNALAERARSAGEIAGTLTIGSATGITSSLIPRALSALRDRHPRLQIRIEEGLTDDLINRVRRRALDGALITQPLVPSPDMQILPITTEPLIVVAPKSVSERGWKNILRARPFLRLNRKSGVGALIDVTLRTSGIAVTEAMELDSSESIVGLVMAGLGVGVVPSGRLRGESVDRLKTVPFGTPQVRRSVVLIERTNNQRSDLAAILYQELLSLTGGD from the coding sequence ATGAACATCCAGCATCTCAAAACCCTGATCGCGGTCCACGACCATGCCAGCTTTGCCGACGCAGCGGATTCGCTGTTTCTGACACCGGCGGCGGTTTCACAACAGATGCGTAATCTTGAGGATGACCTGCAGGTCACGCTGTTCGATCGCACCACCCGTCCGCCAAGGCTGAATCCGCATGGCGTCAATATCGTCACACAGGCGCGCGATGTTCTGGAACGCTTCAATGCCCTGGCCGAGCGGGCGCGCTCAGCGGGTGAGATTGCCGGCACACTGACCATCGGTTCGGCAACCGGGATCACCAGCTCACTTATACCCCGTGCATTGTCCGCCTTGCGCGATCGCCATCCCCGACTGCAGATCCGCATTGAGGAAGGTCTCACGGATGACCTGATCAACCGTGTCCGCCGCCGCGCCCTGGATGGCGCACTGATCACCCAGCCGCTTGTGCCATCGCCGGACATGCAGATATTGCCGATCACCACTGAGCCTCTGATCGTCGTCGCGCCGAAATCGGTTTCTGAACGCGGCTGGAAGAACATCCTGCGGGCACGCCCCTTCCTGCGCCTCAACCGCAAGTCCGGTGTCGGCGCGTTGATCGATGTGACACTTCGCACCTCCGGCATTGCGGTAACCGAAGCCATGGAGCTGGACAGCTCCGAATCGATTGTCGGCCTTGTCATGGCCGGGCTCGGCGTCGGCGTGGTCCCCAGCGGCAGGTTACGTGGCGAAAGTGTGGACCGTCTCAAGACTGTACCGTTCGGCACGCCGCAGGTACGGCGCAGCGTTGTCTTGATCGAACGCACCAACAACCAGCGTTCCGACCTTGCGGCCATTTTATATCAGGAATTGCTCTCCCTCACCGGAGGGGACTAA
- a CDS encoding glutamate-1-semialdehyde 2,1-aminomutase has translation MTVQQQLIDRARNVMPAGGFGNFDADIFIQRGSGAHVWDADGKEYIDYLIGSGPMVLGHGHPEVLDAVRAQLDQGMTFFANNEHGIELAEEICRAVPCADQVRFVSTGGEADMYAMRLARAFTGRDKIIKFEGGYHGMSAEAQMSLAPEKPGNFPRAVPDSAGIPETVAEQMLIAPYNDADFARSLIDEYAGEVAAIIVEPLQRIIPPAPGFLQALRDLCTEKDVVLIFDEVVTGFRLAYGGAQEFYVVTPDVCTLGKIIGGGFPLAAIAGKAEIMAHFDKGKAGNGGFLMQIGTLSGNPIAAVAGLKTMEILRRPDQYKKLFANGDVIIKAIEEHLGAAGHAHVVSGHPPMFDIVFTDKPVRTYRDVLNSDHDKVARFNAVLRARGILKSPGKTYISLALSDDDLAQTVVAISEAARAL, from the coding sequence ATGACCGTTCAGCAACAACTTATCGATCGCGCCCGAAATGTCATGCCGGCCGGCGGATTCGGGAATTTCGACGCGGATATCTTCATTCAGCGCGGGAGCGGTGCGCACGTCTGGGACGCCGACGGGAAAGAATATATCGATTACCTGATCGGGTCCGGGCCCATGGTATTGGGTCATGGGCATCCGGAAGTCCTCGATGCCGTTCGCGCGCAGCTGGACCAGGGCATGACTTTCTTCGCTAATAATGAACACGGCATTGAATTGGCAGAGGAGATTTGCCGCGCCGTTCCCTGCGCCGATCAGGTCCGCTTTGTCTCCACCGGCGGCGAGGCCGACATGTACGCGATGCGCCTTGCGCGTGCGTTCACCGGCCGCGACAAAATCATCAAGTTCGAAGGTGGCTATCATGGCATGTCGGCCGAAGCGCAAATGAGCCTCGCCCCCGAAAAACCCGGCAACTTTCCACGCGCTGTCCCCGATTCAGCAGGCATCCCCGAGACGGTTGCCGAGCAGATGCTGATCGCACCCTATAACGACGCCGACTTTGCCCGCTCACTGATAGATGAATATGCCGGTGAAGTTGCGGCAATCATTGTTGAGCCGCTGCAGCGGATTATCCCGCCCGCACCCGGCTTCCTGCAGGCACTTCGCGATTTATGCACAGAAAAAGACGTGGTGCTGATTTTCGATGAAGTGGTCACCGGTTTCCGGCTTGCTTATGGCGGCGCGCAGGAATTCTATGTGGTGACGCCGGATGTCTGCACGCTGGGCAAAATCATCGGTGGTGGTTTTCCACTCGCCGCCATTGCCGGCAAGGCAGAAATCATGGCACACTTCGACAAAGGCAAGGCGGGTAACGGCGGTTTCCTGATGCAGATAGGCACGCTGAGCGGCAATCCGATCGCCGCAGTCGCAGGCCTGAAAACCATGGAAATCCTTCGCCGGCCCGATCAGTACAAAAAGCTTTTCGCCAACGGCGACGTCATCATCAAGGCCATTGAAGAACACCTCGGCGCCGCTGGGCACGCCCATGTCGTTTCGGGGCATCCACCGATGTTCGATATCGTTTTTACGGACAAGCCGGTCCGCACCTATCGCGATGTCCTGAACAGCGATCACGACAAGGTTGCACGCTTCAATGCCGTACTTCGTGCACGCGGCATTCTTAAATCGCCGGGGAAGACCTATATTTCGCTGGCGCTCAGCGACGATGATTTGGCGCAAACCGTCGTTGCGATTTCCGAGGCGGCGCGGGCGCTCTAG
- a CDS encoding MarR family transcriptional regulator — translation MSLELSDLQALDIWRRALVASVRHDAPDLSARQMSLLLSVYLTPPPHTIRGLAAHLNVTKPVITRAVDRLAELGMVRRKTDTLDRRSVLLQRTVKGSVFLREYAELIVAAANGKTEGDASGLPPRY, via the coding sequence ATGAGCCTTGAGCTTTCAGATTTGCAGGCACTCGACATCTGGCGCCGTGCTCTCGTTGCCAGTGTCCGGCACGATGCGCCGGATCTCTCGGCGCGGCAAATGTCGCTTTTGTTGAGCGTTTACCTGACACCGCCACCGCATACCATCCGCGGGCTGGCGGCGCACCTTAATGTAACCAAGCCGGTCATCACCCGCGCCGTTGACCGTCTCGCAGAGCTGGGAATGGTGCGTCGTAAAACCGATACTCTGGACCGGCGCAGCGTGCTGTTGCAGCGGACAGTCAAAGGGTCGGTATTCTTAAGGGAATATGCGGAACTGATCGTCGCCGCGGCAAACGGCAAAACCGAAGGCGACGCCAGCGGCCTGCCGCCCCGGTATTGA
- the lptC gene encoding LPS export ABC transporter periplasmic protein LptC, giving the protein MAPATQNGLELEGRKRGGDLGFESRGPRRHTASYSHFVRAMKFLLPAIALLLIGLIIAWPHIQVSNSKFRIGFADLTVKEADDPSMLNPRYIGADDDDQPYSVTAEIARRLSATGSVIELDSPKADILLEDGTWLVLTARRGIYGRDAESLNLVGSVVLYHDTGYEFLTEKAKIDLEKSSAEGDQPIRGQGPFGNLQAEGFRLVDKGKTIYFTGKSKLVIYPGAGQRDP; this is encoded by the coding sequence ATGGCTCCTGCGACACAAAACGGTCTGGAATTGGAAGGACGCAAGCGCGGCGGAGATTTAGGATTCGAATCCCGCGGGCCAAGGCGTCATACGGCATCGTATTCCCATTTTGTCCGGGCCATGAAGTTTCTGTTGCCGGCCATCGCGCTGTTGCTGATCGGACTGATCATCGCCTGGCCGCACATTCAGGTATCGAACAGCAAGTTCCGGATCGGTTTTGCCGATCTGACGGTCAAGGAAGCAGACGATCCGAGCATGCTGAATCCGCGCTATATTGGCGCCGATGACGATGACCAGCCTTATTCCGTGACGGCTGAAATTGCCCGACGCCTGTCGGCGACAGGCAGCGTCATCGAATTGGACAGTCCGAAAGCGGATATTCTTCTTGAAGACGGGACCTGGCTGGTTTTGACGGCGCGGCGGGGGATCTATGGCCGTGATGCGGAATCCCTCAATCTTGTGGGCTCGGTCGTGCTTTATCACGACACCGGTTACGAATTCTTAACCGAGAAGGCGAAGATTGACCTTGAGAAGAGCTCTGCCGAGGGCGACCAACCGATTCGGGGGCAGGGGCCGTTCGGCAATCTGCAGGCCGAAGGCTTCCGCCTTGTGGACAAGGGCAAGACAATATACTTCACCGGCAAAAGCAAACTTGTGATTTACCCGGGGGCGGGACAAAGGGACCCATGA
- a CDS encoding complex I NDUFA9 subunit family protein has protein sequence MANSTQRRIITVFGASGFIGRHLVRRLAKNGWTVRAACRDPEKAQYLRTMGDVGQVIPWGADIGDAKSVHAALEGAEAAVNLVGILYESGKSTFQKMHVDCAKLAAETAASLGITRYVHMSALGANKHADAEYARTKAMGEEAVMAALPQARIVRPSVVFGPEDSFFNTFAGLCRISPFLPVIGAPTFPDVSIGGGKPFSINFLGDGGPKFQPVYVGDVADAIVMCLNVDSTAGKTYELTGPSVYSFADIMRLVLKTTCRKRALLPVPFWVAEIEAFFLEKLPKPLLTTDQIRLMQTDNVAGGTLPGLTDLGIAATPAEAILPTYLRRYRTPLAQTRTAG, from the coding sequence ATGGCCAACAGTACGCAGCGACGCATCATCACCGTATTCGGGGCTTCCGGTTTTATCGGCCGCCATCTTGTACGCCGTCTGGCGAAAAACGGCTGGACTGTTCGCGCCGCCTGCCGCGATCCGGAAAAAGCCCAATATCTCCGTACCATGGGCGATGTCGGCCAGGTCATTCCCTGGGGTGCCGATATCGGCGATGCGAAAAGCGTACATGCTGCCCTTGAAGGCGCCGAAGCCGCTGTAAACCTCGTCGGCATTCTGTATGAGAGCGGCAAGTCCACTTTCCAGAAGATGCACGTGGATTGTGCCAAACTGGCGGCGGAAACAGCAGCTTCTCTGGGTATCACACGCTATGTCCATATGTCGGCGCTTGGCGCGAATAAGCATGCCGACGCCGAATATGCCCGGACCAAGGCCATGGGTGAAGAAGCCGTCATGGCGGCATTGCCGCAGGCCCGTATCGTCCGCCCGAGCGTTGTCTTCGGACCCGAGGACAGTTTCTTCAACACCTTTGCCGGCCTGTGCCGTATTTCGCCGTTTCTGCCGGTCATCGGCGCGCCGACGTTTCCAGACGTCAGCATCGGCGGCGGCAAACCGTTCAGCATTAATTTCCTTGGCGACGGCGGGCCCAAATTTCAGCCCGTATATGTCGGCGACGTCGCTGACGCCATCGTCATGTGCCTGAATGTCGACAGCACGGCCGGAAAGACGTATGAGCTAACGGGACCGAGTGTCTATTCGTTCGCCGACATCATGCGGCTTGTGCTCAAGACGACCTGCCGCAAACGCGCGCTTTTACCGGTGCCGTTCTGGGTCGCGGAAATTGAGGCCTTTTTTCTGGAAAAGCTGCCTAAACCGTTGCTGACCACCGATCAAATACGCCTCATGCAGACCGACAACGTCGCCGGCGGCACGCTGCCGGGGCTTACGGACCTCGGGATTGCCGCGACGCCCGCAGAAGCCATCTTGCCGACGTATCTGAGGCGCTACCGGACGCCATTGGCGCAGACCCGCACCGCAGGCTAA
- a CDS encoding RraA family protein — protein sequence MALQKYDVEFEQLSEEALAQWRDIPAAVVSDMMNRSQVMGGRIKPVGEGMKLCGQARTVNCMSGDNSGPHRLIGMCRPGEVMVIDARGSENVAIWGGIMTEAAIARGIAGIVVEGAIRDVAEIRARGFAAFSSAVVPAGPHKNFGGIIDGTISVGDCPVKSGDLIIGDDDGVAVVPLAWAERMLAASQQKIKDEADVIRKIHEGANQADLMGLPEPELIA from the coding sequence ATGGCCCTGCAAAAATACGACGTCGAGTTTGAACAGCTTTCCGAAGAAGCTCTTGCCCAATGGCGGGATATCCCGGCGGCCGTGGTCTCTGACATGATGAACCGTTCGCAAGTGATGGGCGGGCGGATCAAACCGGTTGGCGAGGGCATGAAACTCTGCGGTCAGGCCCGCACCGTGAACTGCATGTCCGGCGACAATTCCGGCCCGCACCGGCTGATTGGCATGTGCCGTCCGGGCGAGGTGATGGTGATCGACGCGCGCGGCTCGGAAAACGTTGCCATTTGGGGCGGCATCATGACGGAAGCGGCAATTGCCCGCGGCATTGCCGGTATTGTCGTCGAAGGGGCAATCAGGGATGTTGCGGAAATTCGCGCGCGCGGCTTCGCCGCGTTTTCCAGCGCCGTGGTACCGGCGGGACCTCATAAAAATTTTGGCGGGATCATTGACGGAACGATTTCCGTTGGTGATTGCCCGGTTAAATCGGGCGATCTGATTATCGGTGATGACGATGGCGTTGCCGTGGTCCCGTTGGCGTGGGCCGAACGCATGCTGGCGGCTTCTCAGCAGAAGATCAAAGACGAAGCGGACGTGATTCGTAAAATCCACGAAGGCGCCAATCAGGCAGATCTGATGGGGCTGCCGGAGCCGGAACTGATCGCCTGA
- a CDS encoding YeeE/YedE family protein: MEAWLANDLISDPAKASLGGLLIGLAFGAFAQSSRFCLRSACIEFWNGRLGQNVAVWLFVFGSALFFVQLLFAEGGLAATEVRQISTAGTMSGAIIGGLIFGVGMILARGCASRLLVLSATGNLRALVAGLVVTVVAQAALSGVLSPLRGMLSGLWVVDANARNMMIYFPDGLGIMIGALILLLALILAIRAGLTWQRVVLAAGVGITVALGWEFTAALSHVSFSQIPVGSVTFTGPSANTLMALITLPSLPLDFSIGLVPGVFAGSFLSAMMRREFHIQVFSMETGTSRYLLGAALMGFGGMLAGGCAVGAGVTGGAVLSMTAWVALFFMWIGAGITDRILSVQENRTSGLAEVGSR, translated from the coding sequence ATGGAAGCCTGGCTTGCCAACGATCTGATTTCCGACCCGGCCAAGGCCAGCCTCGGAGGTCTGCTTATCGGTCTGGCCTTCGGTGCATTTGCGCAGTCCAGCCGGTTTTGCCTGCGCAGTGCTTGTATTGAGTTCTGGAATGGCCGCCTTGGGCAGAACGTCGCGGTTTGGCTTTTCGTCTTCGGATCGGCTTTGTTCTTTGTGCAATTGCTGTTTGCCGAAGGTGGGCTGGCAGCGACGGAAGTCAGACAGATATCAACTGCCGGGACGATGTCGGGCGCCATTATCGGCGGGCTGATCTTTGGCGTGGGCATGATCCTTGCCAGAGGCTGTGCAAGCCGTTTGCTGGTGCTTTCGGCCACCGGAAATTTACGCGCGCTTGTGGCGGGTCTTGTCGTGACCGTTGTCGCCCAGGCGGCTCTGTCAGGCGTATTGTCCCCGCTCAGGGGCATGTTGTCCGGTCTTTGGGTCGTCGATGCAAATGCACGCAATATGATGATCTACTTTCCGGATGGTCTTGGCATCATGATCGGTGCGCTGATTCTGTTGTTGGCGCTCATTCTTGCTATTCGTGCAGGGCTTACGTGGCAGCGGGTTGTGCTCGCCGCAGGTGTCGGCATAACGGTTGCGCTTGGCTGGGAGTTTACGGCGGCATTGTCGCATGTGTCGTTTTCACAGATCCCCGTCGGCAGCGTCACCTTTACAGGGCCTTCCGCAAATACTCTGATGGCGCTGATCACGTTGCCATCATTGCCGCTCGATTTCAGCATCGGCCTTGTCCCCGGCGTTTTCGCAGGGTCGTTTTTGTCCGCGATGATGCGGCGCGAGTTTCATATCCAGGTCTTCAGTATGGAAACAGGCACGTCCCGCTATTTGCTGGGCGCGGCGCTGATGGGTTTCGGCGGCATGCTGGCCGGTGGCTGTGCCGTCGGTGCCGGTGTTACCGGTGGGGCCGTATTGTCGATGACGGCCTGGGTGGCGCTGTTTTTCATGTGGATCGGGGCGGGTATTACCGACCGGATACTCAGTGTGCAGGAAAACCGCACCAGCGGCCTGGCGGAAGTGGGCAGCCGCTAG